Proteins encoded within one genomic window of Setaria italica strain Yugu1 chromosome IV, Setaria_italica_v2.0, whole genome shotgun sequence:
- the LOC101760150 gene encoding heme oxygenase 1, chloroplastic: MAPAWLSVPHGALSLDRAPSIHFRPDQPASRGVPAVLRRPGTVAVSVAALRRPLVATVAAATNTAAAASVEERERTFIEEMRAVAMRLHSRDQSKYGEKEAPMEPPVAKWRPTVEGYLRFLVDSKLVFETLEAIVDSAAIPWYAEFRSTGLERSEPLKKDLEWFRQQGHKIPEPCAPGITYASLLEELSVKEPYAFVCHFYNVYFAHSAGGRIIGKEVAEKIHLQKELEFYEWEGDLSQLQQNIRGKLNQVASGWSRAEKDRCLDEMEKAFACSIDLRRHMF, from the exons ATGGCGCCCGCATGGCTCTCCGTTCCCCATGGCGCCCTCTCCCTCGATCGCGCCCCCTCGATCCACTTCCGCCCTGACCAGCCTGCCAGCCGCGGGGTTCCCGCCGTGCTCCGGCGGCCAGGGACCGTCGCCGTCTCCGTCGCGGCGCTGAGGAGGCCGCTGGTCGCCACCGTGGCCGCGGCCACGaacacggccgccgccgcaagcgTGGAGGAGCGGGAGAGGACGTTCATCGAGGAGATGCGGGCGGTGGCCATGCGGCTGCACAGCAGGGACCAGTCGAAGTATGGCGAGAAGGAGGCGCCCATGGAGCCGCCCGTCGCCAAGTGGCGGCCCACCGTCGAGGGGTACCTCCGCTTCCTCGTCGACAGCAAGCTCGTCTTCGAGACGCTCGAGGCCATCGTCGACAGCGCCGCCATCCCCTGGT ATGCCGAGTTCCGGAGCACAGGGTTGGAGAGATCAGAGCCTCTGAAGAAGGATTTGGAATGGTTCAGGCAACAAGGTCACAAGATTCCTGAACCATGTGCTCCTGGCATTACATATGCTTCCTTGCTGGAAGAGCTGTCTGTGAAGGAGCCCTATGCATTTGTCTGCCATTTCTACAACGTGTACTTTGCTCATAGCGCTGGGGGCCGAATCATTGGCAAAGAG GTTGCTGAGAAGATTCATCTCCAGAAAGAGCTGGAGTTCTACGAGTGGGAGGGTGATCTGTCGCAGCTGCAGCAGAATATCCGCGGCAAGCTTAATCAAGTCGCTTCC GGTTGGTCTCGGGCGGAGAAGGACCGTTGCCTAGACGAGATGGAGAAGGCGTTCGCCTGTTCAATAGACCTCCGACGCCATATGTTCTAA